In Sebaldella termitidis ATCC 33386, one DNA window encodes the following:
- a CDS encoding sensor histidine kinase, translating into MKVKISFFQKIFIFSIFIILTTVFLNYIFNIFFLDNFYIHRRSKQILKISSEVKRKVAANDTDLADFFENIKDKEGINIDIMKPPSHNTHGGNTAMRGGMRNNNSEPPRFLKGMMQNKDMERMHKEDSRKIKTFYDNISIIEMKRTGLRLLFYEEQLSDQSTLLISSSLTAMKNYKREISLFNILTTIAALLISAVIGSIFSKKITKDLEKLNLAAKKISILDFSEKISISRNDEIGELSDSINTMSGNLESSIENLKSFASNASHELKTPITVINSHAQALVSGIIKGDSLPKYYRNILKESIEMNDLVTNLLTISKLSSPGIKLNQTEVSSLNLIKRSIEKYETLELEKDINWVFPEDDFIILGEEKLLKTAFDNIIQNALKYSKEDGIIYISSDKNKLKIENTMDCALTKDKELLWEPFSRGENATDKSIDGNGLGLSIVKMILKLNGLIPEIEIKNNKFIFIIKKVF; encoded by the coding sequence ATGAAAGTAAAAATTAGTTTTTTCCAGAAAATATTTATTTTTTCTATCTTTATTATCCTGACTACCGTATTTCTGAATTATATTTTCAATATTTTTTTTCTGGACAACTTCTATATCCACAGAAGGTCAAAACAGATATTAAAGATAAGCAGTGAAGTAAAAAGAAAAGTAGCTGCCAATGACACTGACCTTGCTGATTTTTTTGAAAATATAAAGGATAAAGAAGGAATTAACATTGATATAATGAAACCGCCGTCTCATAACACACATGGCGGAAATACTGCAATGAGGGGCGGAATGCGGAATAATAACAGCGAGCCTCCGCGGTTTTTAAAAGGAATGATGCAGAATAAGGATATGGAAAGAATGCATAAGGAGGATTCAAGAAAAATAAAGACTTTCTATGACAATATCTCCATTATAGAAATGAAAAGAACAGGACTAAGGCTGCTTTTTTACGAAGAACAGCTTTCCGACCAAAGTACACTGCTTATATCTAGCTCACTTACTGCAATGAAAAACTATAAACGTGAAATTTCTTTATTTAATATCCTCACTACAATTGCTGCTCTGTTAATAAGCGCTGTTATCGGCAGTATTTTTTCAAAGAAAATAACAAAGGATCTCGAAAAACTGAATCTTGCAGCTAAAAAAATCTCTATTCTGGATTTTTCGGAAAAAATATCTATAAGCAGAAATGATGAAATAGGTGAATTAAGCGACAGCATAAATACTATGTCAGGAAATCTGGAATCATCTATCGAAAACCTGAAGTCTTTTGCTTCCAATGCCTCACATGAGCTGAAAACACCTATTACTGTTATTAATTCCCATGCTCAGGCGCTGGTATCCGGAATCATAAAAGGCGACAGCCTGCCGAAGTATTACAGAAATATCTTAAAAGAAAGTATAGAAATGAATGATCTTGTTACTAATCTTCTGACTATTTCAAAACTATCATCGCCAGGTATAAAGCTTAATCAGACTGAAGTCAGTTCATTAAATCTCATAAAAAGAAGTATAGAGAAATATGAAACTCTTGAACTGGAAAAAGATATTAACTGGGTTTTTCCCGAAGACGATTTTATTATTTTAGGTGAAGAAAAATTGTTAAAAACAGCTTTTGATAATATTATACAAAATGCCTTAAAATATTCAAAAGAAGATGGTATAATATATATATCCTCTGATAAAAATAAATTAAAAATAGAAAACACTATGGACTGTGCACTTACTAAAGATAAAGAACTTTTGTGGGAGCCTTTTTCCAGAGGTGAAAATGCCACAGACAAGAGTATTGACGGTAATGGTCTTGGTTTATCCATAGTAAAAATGATATTAAAATTAAATGGTTTAATTCCGGAAATTGAAATAAAAAATAATAAATTTATATTTATCATAAAAAAAGTTTTTTGA
- a CDS encoding response regulator transcription factor, which yields MKKKILIVEDEVNLMEVLEDTLLEENFEIFKAYEGSAAIDMFYEVNPDLVLLDINLPKKDGWTICKEIRNDSNKPIIIMTARDTELDELKGLSIGADDYITKPFSLKILTLRIKKLLKIENEDYYLYETLRFNFGTYELIIDSQNIEITKKESLFLDYIIKNKGKLLTRDMLLNEVWGYDFDGDNRVVDTLIKRTRKKLSPYGDLIKTVRGMGYMFDESKN from the coding sequence ATGAAAAAAAAGATTTTAATAGTAGAAGATGAAGTGAATCTTATGGAGGTTCTGGAAGATACCCTTCTTGAGGAAAACTTTGAAATTTTCAAAGCATACGAAGGCTCTGCCGCTATAGATATGTTCTATGAAGTGAATCCGGATCTGGTACTTCTGGATATAAATCTTCCGAAAAAAGACGGCTGGACCATATGCAAAGAAATAAGAAATGATTCCAATAAGCCTATTATAATAATGACTGCAAGGGACACGGAACTGGATGAGCTAAAAGGTCTCAGCATAGGAGCTGATGATTATATTACCAAACCTTTCAGTCTGAAAATCCTTACCCTCAGAATAAAAAAGCTTCTTAAAATAGAAAATGAGGATTATTATCTGTATGAAACATTAAGATTTAATTTTGGGACTTATGAACTTATAATTGATTCACAAAATATAGAAATTACGAAAAAAGAAAGTTTATTTCTGGATTATATAATAAAAAATAAAGGAAAACTTCTGACAAGAGATATGCTCCTCAATGAAGTGTGGGGTTATGATTTTGACGGGGATAACCGTGTTGTAGACACACTTATAAAAAGAACAAGAAAGAAGCTTTCTCCTTATGGAGATCTTATAAAAACAGTGCGTGGAATGGGGTATATGTTTGATGAAAGTAAAAATTAG
- a CDS encoding RNA-binding protein produces MKKEKFLELFPKDAVNEARKLYNYFETAEKYEINIFTEEFYTPNFWKRLGVKIGSMNVKTCGLTEVSERRQILFENYEDKEAEYPNKILNIKNLSKFKKQEHKDYLGSLLGLNIKRELLGDILVYENGAYVIVSEKISDFLLNNLVQIGRTPCEVSVTDDMKELPETEFQEIIIRVNSERLDSIVSELVNISRGSASEAVESGNIMLNYVVQKRKDKNVDISDIITIRQHGKFIFSNDLGMTKKGKKKLLFKKYI; encoded by the coding sequence ATGAAGAAGGAAAAATTTCTGGAGTTATTTCCCAAAGATGCAGTAAATGAAGCCAGAAAGCTGTATAATTATTTTGAAACAGCCGAGAAATACGAAATAAATATTTTTACTGAAGAGTTTTATACACCGAATTTCTGGAAAAGACTGGGTGTTAAAATAGGCAGTATGAATGTAAAAACATGCGGACTTACGGAAGTATCAGAGAGACGCCAGATATTATTTGAGAATTATGAAGATAAAGAAGCAGAATATCCCAATAAAATTCTGAATATAAAGAACCTTTCGAAATTTAAAAAACAGGAGCATAAGGATTATCTGGGGAGTCTTCTCGGACTGAATATAAAACGCGAACTTCTCGGTGATATTCTTGTTTATGAAAATGGAGCCTATGTTATAGTTTCAGAGAAAATCAGCGATTTTCTTCTGAATAATCTTGTGCAGATAGGCAGAACACCATGTGAAGTTTCTGTGACAGACGATATGAAGGAGCTGCCCGAAACTGAATTTCAGGAAATAATAATCAGAGTGAATTCAGAAAGGCTGGATTCCATAGTCTCAGAGCTTGTGAATATATCAAGAGGCAGTGCTTCCGAGGCTGTAGAATCAGGAAATATAATGCTGAACTATGTTGTGCAGAAAAGAAAAGACAAAAATGTGGATATTTCTGATATAATAACCATAAGACAGCATGGAAAGTTTATTTTTTCAAATGATTTGGGAATGACAAAAAAAGGAAAAAAGAAGCTGTTATTTAAAAAATATATTTAA